CGGTATCCCAATCTATTGGGAGAACCTATGTCTAGTCCAAACCATTTCCAAGTCATCGTTATTGGAGGAGGGCCCGGCGGTTATGTCGCTGCCATCCGTGCTGCACAATTAGGGTTACAAACTTGTATTGTGGAACGTGAAAAACTCGGTGGAGTGTGTTTGAACTGGGGTTGTATTCCCACCAAAGCCCTGTTAGAAAGTGCTCATGTTTTGGAACATTTAAAACATGCAGCCAGTTTCGGATTGTCTTGCGACAATATCAAAGCTGATTTTGATGTCGTGATCAAACGTTCTCGGTCCGTGGCAGACCAAATGGCCAAAGGTGTTGAGTATCTGATGAAGAAAAACAAAATCACCGTGGTGAATGGAGAGGCCAGTTTCCAAAATTCCAAAACCATCCAAGTGAAGTCCAGTTCAGGAGAAGCTTCCACTTATACTGCCGATTTTTATATTTTAGCCGTGGGTGCTAAAAACAAAGCCCTTCCTTTTTTGCCTTTTGACGGCAAACGTGTGTTATCTGCAAGAGATGCCATGGTCGAACCAAAAGTCATTCCTAACCTTGCCATCATTGGAGCGGGGGCGATTGGAGTGGAGTTTGCGGATTTTTATGCCAGTATGGGATCTAAGGTAACCATCATTGAATTCCAAGACCATCTTCTTCCCAATGAAGATTTGGAAATTTCAGGAATCCTAGAAAGAAGTTTTAAAAAACGAGGGATTGAACAGTATTTGAGCCATGGAGTGGAAACGGCTTCTGTTACGGATGCGGGAGTGGAACTTACCTTACTAGATCGTAAATCGGCAAAAAAAGAAAAGTTAAACTTTGATAAGGTGATTGTTGGAGTGGGAATAACACCTAACACTGGAAATATTGGATTAGATGAAATTGGAATCAAATTAAAAAATGGATTTGTGGATTTTGTTGGTAACTACCGTTCGACAGTGGATCATATTTATGCCATTGGGGATTGTATTGCCACACCGGCTCTCGCCCATGTGGCCAGTGCCGAAGGCATTCGTGCGGCAGAAGATATCTCTGTGCGAGTCGGTAACCCTCACCATTTACAAATCGCAAAACTCAACTATTCTTATATTCCAGGATGTACGTACTGTCATCCAGAAGTGGCAAGCGTTGGCCTTACAGAAGAAAAAGCCAAAGCCATGGGGTATGAAATCACTGTGGGTAAGTTTCCTTTTACCGCCAGTGGCCGTGCGCAGGCCCAAGGGGACACCACCGGAATGGTGAAAATTGTTTCGGATAAAAAACACGGGGAAATTTTAGGAGCCCATATCATTGGGAGTGGGGCCACGGAAATGATCGCAGAATTGACGTTAGGTGCCAATATGGAGATCACAGTCAGGGAACTTGCTAATACCATCCATGCCCATCCAACACTATCGGAAGGAATTATGGAAAGTGCAGCGGCGGTGCTTGGGGAAGCGATTAATATATAGGGGTGGAATCTGTTCGTTAGCTACGTTCTTACCCAATGAATCAAATTTATTTGTAATGTGGTATACCTGCGCATTTGGGTGACGACAACGCAGTATCAATCTAAGATTTAGCCATTATGTTAGAGTAATGTTTTAGATTGAATTCCTTTGGGAAGAAATATTTGAACTTTGCCAAAGTAACAGAAAAATCATATTGAAACCATATATAATTTAAAATTAAAACTAAATTAAATGGAATCAAAGTAATATTCTGAAGAAAAAGTTTTTCGCTTAATAGTTCTAATGGAAAAAAATGAAACACCGCAAGAAAGTTTATGATCAGACAGGAAATATCTATTAATAGGATACAAATTAATAATAATTGCAACAACCAGTTAGGTCTTAGTTTTATATCGATCGTTAAAGAATTTTGATTGTTTACCTGAATCCTTCCTTTGATTTCAGAATTTGTTTTGTTGGAGAATATTGACATTCTTCTCAGAGTAAAAGAATTACCAAAAGAATAACATTCGAATGGATGGTGAGATAGGGAAATAATTCTAAAGTTTGACCAAGTTTCTGTATTATTGGTTAAGTATTTACTGAAATTATAATACGATGCTTCACAAATAAAACTAAATTTTCTGTAGAATAGTAAATGCTCGAAGATCTTGTGAATGGCCATTGTGTTTTCCTATCGAAATCTGTCGTCTACAAGAAAAAACTCCCAAACTTAGTGGTCGTTGTGAAATCCCTCCCCCGCGCCAGCGATTGCAGCGGAAATCCTTTTGCGCATGCAAAAGATTGGAGCGAAAAGCGCGGTCGGTTGAAGGTCTGATTCTAATCCACCTAACCAATTCGAGGCGCCCCTTCCTTCCCCCTCCTACAAACCTATTTCAATTTTCTTTTATCTCCAAACATCGCTGCATCCAGTCCCAAGTTTCCTTTGGTCTTTCGAAGGGGAAAAAATGTGTGAAGCCGGGGAAGATGGTGACATCGGACTTGGGATGTTTTTTGGTTAGGAGATAGGCATACTTTGGGCTACAGACTTCGAACTTTTCGGGAATGGCAATATGGTTTTCCGTTTTGATTCCATAAAAGTTTTTGAAGACATGGAAGTGAGCATGTCCAAAAATCCTTGCTTCGACTTTTGGATCACAACATAGTTTGACTTCTGCGTCATGGCCGGTGCTCTCAAAACAAGAGTTTAGATAATCTTCGAAGATGGAAGGTTCGAAGTTGGCAAAGGCGGGAAATTTTCGAAACGATCGCCTAACAAGCTCAATTGATTTGAAATGAGTTCTTCTTTTTTTGGCACCTTTTGCCAAAGGGTTTTCTAAAAATTTAGAAAGGAGGATGAGTTTCCAACCTAAGATGACGGGATCCATGGCTAGAACTTTTTCAAAACGGGAAGGTTCTTTGGCAGCGGCTAAAAGTGATGAGGCACCACCTAGTGAATGACCAATGATATTTGTTTTGTTGATGGATTCAAAATCAAGAAGTGCGAGGATTTGATCTCGAAACACATTCCAGTTATTAAATTTTAAACTAAACTCAGAACTTCCATGTCCCAAAAAATCAGGAGCAATGACTCGATAGTGTTTTGATAATAAATTAAAGTAATATTGGTAACAACCAGCACTATAACCATTGGCGTGACAGAAAACGAGAACGGGACCCGGAGTTTCCGAATCTAAGTAGGCGCATTCCCAGTTTCTGAACCGAAAGGATTTTTGTTTCATTTTTCTATTTGACCCTTCCCGATTTAGATCGGATTTTGTCTCTATCCCATGCAATTCCAGGTCATCCTCTTCTTCTGTATAGCCGTATTCTTTAATGCATTGGCTAATATTTTAATCAAATCCTCATCCTTACAAGACCAAACAAAAACATTGTCAGGTGGTCTTTGGGATACAATCTTTACAGTGTTTAATCCTTACTTTATAGGTGGACTCGCTAGTTTTGGATTAGCCTTACTTGGGTATCGATATGTGTTGGGGAAAGGTTTGAAACTTTCACTTGCATATCCAGTATTTACTTCTAGTGGATTTATCATTGTTCTGATTGCTTCTTCGCTTTTTTTTAAAGAAAGGTTGAATTTGACACAATGGTTGGGGATTGCATTTATATTGATTGGTGTTTGGCTTACCGCCTTGCAGATGTTTGATGTTAAGTCTTAAATCTTGAAATCAAAATCTGTTTCCATAAAACTAAAAACATTTTTTTTTCTATTCTGTTTTCTTTCTTTTTCCTTTTGTAAAAAAACAGGTTCAGATACTGGACCTGAATCCAATCTCCCCGACACAACAAAACGTCCCAATGTTCTTTGGATTGTGATTGATTCGCTTCGCGGTGATATCATTGGTCAATATGGGGTGACACCTAACTTAGATTTGTTTGCGGAAAATGCCGTTACTTTTAAGTATCATTTAGTCAACGCCGCTTGGACTAGACCTTCTACACTTGTATTTTTTACGGGTAAATATGCGTCAGCAAACCCTGTTAATTTTTGGGATTATCCTACCACAAAATCGGAAGTAGAATCCTTCTATCGGACGGAAAAACATCCTCTCCCTAAACTACTTAAAGAAAATGCTTTTGGTACTTATATGGTGGGTAACAATCCGTTTTTAACGGACAAATTTGGTCTTGGAGTTGATGTCGGCTTTGATTCGTTATACGACTTTTCCAATTATAACGAAGACACAAAGAAAATTACCAAAAAAACTTTCGAAGTATTGGAAGAAATTTCGAACGATAAAAAACCTTTTTTCCTTTTTTTAAATTATAACGATCCGCACAAACCATACACACCACCGCAAGGATTCACAAATCGTATCCAAACAAAAGAAGTTTTGGATGAAAAGAAAATGAATTATCTTGGAGAAGTTGCCTTTGTGGACGAGGAACTCGGAAAAGTTTTTCTGGAACTAAAAAACAAAAATCTTTGGGACAACACCATGATCCTCATCACAGCTGACCACGGTGAGGTGATGCATGTCGCCCATGCAATTTCTCCTTTTACGGGAACCAATACGTATTATGGACATGGTCAGGATTTGTTTTTAGAAAATATCCATGTGCCACTTCTTGTTAAGTTACCGAATGAAACCAAAAAACAATCGATTGAGACAATGACGAGGTCGATTGATTTATATCCAACGGTTTTGGATTATACTGGATTGGTTGTTCCAAAATCTGTACAGGGTAAATCACTTCGGTCTTTAATTGAGATTCAAGAGACCACCAAACGAACATATTATGGTGAAACCAGGTTTACACAAGGGTATGGGGAAGGACATGAGTTTCTTTTGCAAAGGTCCTACCGCTTTCATGAACTTGGAAAATTTTGGCAAGGTTCAGTGGGGAGTGAATTTTATTTGTATTTGGATTCGAAAAAAGATCCAAACCAAGAAAATCCATTAAGAATAACAAATATTGCTGCGATCAAAGGTATGAAATTGCAGCCAGATTTGGAAAAAAAAATCCTTCGGTTTTGGAAACAAATTCGAGCTATGGAACCCAAACTGCCGTTATATCATCTTTCCATACAGCCAGAATCAAAGGATACAGAAGTTCAAATTCGGATTCCTAGCGGAACCATACGTATGGCATCTTACCCCGATGATGTGGTTTTGGAAGAAAAAGGAAAGTTGGTTCAAATCCAAACCAAACGAACAGATCCTTTTGAAATTAGTTTTGAGGTGTATCCAGATGTAAGTTTTCCTGAATTTACAGTTTGGTTTTCTAAAAAACAAATTCCAAAATCGGAAATTTTTACAGGATACTTTGGTGTGAGTTTGGCATCTTGTAAGTCCAACTGTGATTTGTTATATGAAACAGGACCTAAAAGACCAATCATCACTCCCAAAGCAAAAGTATATTTTTGGAAAGAAGGTGGACAAAAAAAATCTTATTCTTCGAAACAAGAATTAGGAACTGATGCTTTGGAGATTCTAAAGAAACAAGGATATGTGCAGTAATGGGTTTGATTCGAATCAATCGTTATCTTGATTCGTAACAGATACATTTGGTAAAGATTCTCCGTTAAATCCACTCCCTCCACCGCTGAGGGATCCAAATAAAACAGAATAAGCAATATTTCCATCGGTCAGAAAATCATCCACTCCCGTGAGGACTACATTTTGGTACGTATTCCAATCACTCGATGTAAAAACCAAACTAGAGACAGAACTGGTTCCTTCGGCCACATTTGAACTGGAGACGGGAATGGTCACGTTTGAAATGGGTCTGGCCCGCAAACGAACTTGGAACCTGGATTGGCCTCCAATTTCCGTAGTAATTAAGTTAGGTGATGTGACTAGTCCTCCGGAACTATTGGCTGAAGTTCCGCAAACATTCATAGGATTTGGATCTGTACAAGGAACAATATCGTAAATAAAATTGATATGAGTAGCAGAGATGGAAAGAGGGGTGAGGGCTGTATAAATCGTAGAAGGAGTAAAGCCGGTGCCTGTTTCTCCTGAGCTGACCACGGAAGCAATGGTATAACTCACATCACCAATAGCAGCTGTATCAAGTCCTGTCACAGTGACCAGTTGGCCCGAACCAAAATTACTTGGGGTGAAGGTAAGAGGTGCTGTCGGAAAACTCACAAGTCCACCAGGTGTAGTGTTAAAGTTCACTGTGATGTTCGTTGTGGGTTGTGAATCTAAATGTATATAAAATTCGGAGGAAGCACCTGATTGTGAGGTAATGACTGTTGCAGGTGTAAATCCAGAAGTTGTGATGCCTGCACTATCATTATCATTTAAAGTGAGCATAGGATAATTTGAAGATGGATATGGATTCAATCCGTTATAAAAACCATCGGTGGAAGAAAGGACACCAACAACAATTGGACAGGATACATTCCCATCATCGACGGCATCATCGTTGGGAGTCACAGTGATTGTGTTATGTGCTCCGATGGTATTCCAATTGGCACTGGTGATGGTGAGAGAACTTGTGGAAATAGAAAATTGTGGAACACTCGGTGCCACAATCAATTGGCAAGGAAAAGTTGTTGTTACCGAAATGGGAACTGTTACATCATCAGTCGGTGCTTGGCTGAGAAGTACATAGATGGGAAAGGCCCCAGAGTTTTCGGCCCTTGTCATATTTGTGGGAGTGACAACTGTCACTGGATTTTCCGATGTACTATAGTTGACAAGTGTCGCTGTGTCTCCTGTGCTTCCCACAAAACTAACATACCATGAAGGCATTGAACCAGTTTCTGTTCCATTAACTGTCACCGAATAACTTACGTTACCATCACTTAAGGCATCGGACACACCTTGGATTTCCACTGGAACGGATGTACTCCAATTGGTTTCATCAAAGATATATTGTTTGGAACTAACGGGTGTTCCTCCATCATTGATCATTCCTTCTGTTGCATCGGATGTGGCGAGAGTAACTGTGACTTGGTTTCCCGGAATGGGGCGACTCCCAAGTCGTAGGCTATACATTGCCGATTGGCCAGACTCTGTTGTGAAATATGGTTGTCCTGAATCCAAAGTGAATAAAATACTTGGGGAAGGATTGTCATCGTCTGTAATGTTAATGGTGATATCAGAAGGATTCATTCCTTCATAGTCAGTACCCGATCCGGAGATAACACCGAGAGTCAGTGTGTGAGTTCTTGTGTTTGTTTCATTGATGGAATCATTGACCACAACTACAGTCACTGTTTGGGTTGTTGAAAAGTTTGTATGAGTGAAAGTCAAACTGGCAGGAGAAAAAGTATACTGCACTGTATCGGGTAAATTAAATGTTTCACCCGTGATTGGGATCGTAACGGAACCTGTGGCACAAGATGCTAAATTTCCTGGAGTGTCACAAGGTGCAGAATTCAAACGAACCGTAAAGGTTCCATCACTTCCCCCTTCCGTAAGGTTCAGTGTATTAGAAGAGATAGTAAAACCTGTTGTATCATTATCAGTGATGGTGATCACCAAATCCCCGCTAGCTTCTGTATAACCAGGAAGAGCTCCAGTCGGATAAAGCCCGCTAAAGTAAGAACCACTTGCTTGTGGGATATGAATGGTGACAGGAATGTTTCCATCATCAAAAGAATCGGCCACGGAACGAATGGTGACCACTTGTACCACATCCCATCCACTATCACTGGTGTTCCCGGAATAATTAGCGACTTGTCCGTTTGTCGGAGTAAAGGTAAGAGTTCTTGAGGCGGCAACCCCAGAAGAACTATTGAGAAGTACCGCTTCTGTTCCGTCAGAAGCAGTGATGGGCCCAATGGTTACATTAGCATTCGGTTTTAAGGAAAGTCTGATTTCAAATGTAATGGTGGATGTTCCATTTTCAACCATGGAAGATGCTGATAAATTTTGGATGCGAACCAAAGGTTCATTGCTATCCGTATTGATGGCAGTGACAGCAGGAATAGCGATCGAATTGTATTTTGGATCGGCAGAGGTAGAATTTCCAAAAGAGATATTCACATTTTGATCACCATCGTCCACTCCATCTAACACTGATGATATGGTAACTGTTTGTGGAGTGTTCCAATTTCCAGCGGTAAAACTCAAAGAAGCCGGAGATACTGTAATTTCAGAAGTATTGTTGGATGTGATACTTGGAATGCTGACTGAATTTGTTGGTTGTGAATTTAAAACGACTGTAAAGGTTTCTGTCGAAGGAGTTCCATTTTCATGGACCACAAGACCCCCGACAGGAGTGACTGTAAATCCAGCTGTGTCATCATCTGTGACTAAGATGGTAACTGATGATGGTGGTGATACTGAATTATACACCGGATCGGCAGACCCACCAGTATCAACAGATCCAAACTGCAATGTGACAGTCCTTGTGTCTTCATCAATGGAATTGTTATTTGTGGTGATGTTGACGTATTGGTCTGCATTCCAATTGGCATTTGTAAAAACCAAGTTGGAAGTACTGCTATTGGTGATCACATTATTTTCCGAGATTCCTGTCAGTGTTACTGTAAAACCGGGAGGAGGTTGGGACAAAAGATGAATGGCAAAGGAGAGATTTCCTCCATTTTCAGAAATGGTCAAACTACCTGGGGACGTAAGAACAAATCCTGGAACATCATCATCGGTATTGGTGACAGAAGGAAACACTGGGCCCGCCAAACCATTGTAATCTGTATCAGCAGAGGTAGCTGCACCAACCACGATTGAGACAGTTTTTGGACCATCCACGATAAATTCATTTACCCCAGTGACAGTAACAATTTTAGGAGTGAACCATTCACCAGGTGCAAATGTAAGAGAAGAAGGGGATGCTGTTCCTTCCGAACTGGGAGTGGCCACAATAGAAGGAATTGTCACTGAGTTTGTCGGCAATGTATTCATCACAACCCCAAAACTCACAGCACCCCCGGCTTCTGTTGTAGTCAGTCCTGATAAATTGATAACAGTAAATCCTGCCACATCATCATCGACATTGGTTCCAGTAATGATAGGAATTGGTTTTCCCATATAAGCTGGATCATTCGAAACAGTGGGATCAGCTGAGATTTGAAATGTACTATCATCTACACTAAAATCATCCACACCAGTGACAATCACAGTTTGTGGCACATTCCAATTGTTAGGTGTGAATATAAGCTCTACTGCAGCGACAGTTGCTTCTGTTGTATCATTGGAAACAAAATTTCTGATAGTAACATCTTGCATGGGCCTTGTTTGTAATACATAAGCAATGGTACCGGTTTCTCCCGTTTCTGAAGTGATGAGTCCTAAAGTAGGGCTTGCAGCCACTCCGGAAGATTCATCATCCGTATTCACAACGAGTAAAACAGGAAGTCCTTGGGCAGAAAACCGGATATCTGAAGTTAATGTGGTTCCCAGTTGAACTCTGTAGTTTTGATTTCCATCAGCAATTAAATCATCCACTCCCGCCAAACGAATGATTTGCGGTGTGTCCCAGTTATCTTCAGAAAAATCCAGAAAAGTTGATGATAAAAGTACACCTTCTGTGGGATCAGAGACTGTGATCGGGCCAATTCTTACTGAACTGTTTGGTTCTATGTTCAAACGAATTGTGAATTCTGCTTGTCTTCCATTTTCACTCGTGAATAAAAAATTCGGAGCTTCGTAAATGACAGATCCTTGCCCGGTTGTGGAAGCAAAAAAAGAACCGAATAACATCTGCAAATTCAGCGGTGTGATGGATTGGCAAGAAATGGTGAGGGTGGAGAAGGTGAGGATGATAATGGAAATACAGATTCTGAACATGATTCCCTTTTGTCCTCGTATCGCACCCATTTAGGGTTCTCCCTTTCTATATTACGAGAAAAATAGCTTAAATTAGAAAAAAATTTCCAGGAAATGCAATAAAACCAAATGAGCCAAAACCAAAATCAATCCTCTAAGGGACCACTTGCTGGTGTCAAAGTTGTGGACCTTTCTTTACTCCTTCCAGGCCCTTTATGTTCGCAACATTTAGCAGATATGGGTGCAGAAGTCATCAAAATTGAAAATCCAAGAGCCTATGATGGATCTCGTGCGATGTTCAAAGGAAAAACTGGTTATCCTGCCTTATACATGATGTTGAATCGAAATAAAAAAGCGATCACACTGAATCTCAAACGAGACCAAGCCAAAGAAATTCTTTTTAAACTTTTAGAAGATGCAGATATTTTACTCGAAGGATTTCGTCCCGATGGAATGGATAAGATGGGAATTGGTTATGATGTCTTAAAAGAAAAATTTCCGCGTTTGATTTACTGTGGAATTTCTGGCTACGGCATCTCGGGTAAATACGTAGACTTTGCCGGACATGATTTGAATTACTTAGCGATCTCAGGAGTCCTTGACCAAACAGGAAATCCTCCAAGGCCTGCTGGTTTCCAATTGGCAGATGTGGGTGGAGGAACTCTCACAGCACTTTCTGCGATCCTAGCAGCTCTTTACTTTAGAGAAAAAACGGGCAAAGGCCAACGCATTGATATTTCAATGACAGATGCTTCTCTTCAATTTCTTTCGTTATACGGTGGTATTTTATCTTCTTCGGAAAAATCTCCAGAAGCAGGGAATGATATTTTGTCTGGTAAATTACCAAACTATAATGTGTATGAAACCAAAGAAGGAAGATACGTAGCACTTGGTGCCTTAGAAGATATGTTTTTCCAAACTTTTTTACGAGCTGCAGGAATGGAAAACTTAACCAAAGACCATCCCATGAATGAAGAAAATATTCCTCTCATTAAACAAAAGTTAACTGATTTTTTTAAATCCAAAACCTATTCCGATTTACAACCAATCTTTGATAATACAGATGCTTGCCTATCTCCCATTCTCAATATGAAAGAAGTTTCGGAAGATCCACATATGAAAGAACGTGGTATGGTCATCGAAAGAAATCATCCCAAATACGGACCGATTTTACAATTTGGGTCTCCGTTTCATTTTTCAGAGACACCATTTGTCTACAGAAACGATCCACCAGAACATGGGGAGCATACTGATGAGATTTTGGGTGGATTGGGGTTTTCCAAGGATAAAATTGCGGAGTTCAAAAAAGACCGAGTGATCTAACAGCTCCCTTGCTTTTTTTTCGTAATTTCTTTATTTTGTCCCAGGGGGGAGATACACTCTCCCCTAAACCCACTCTATGAAGTTATTACAAGTATCCGACCTCCATCTTTCCCAAAATTCCCCCGAGGAAAAGACCTATTCCCTTACCGTATTACGCGAAATTTTACAAACTGCAGAGTCTACGAAGTGTGATCGTATTCTTTTTTGTGGGGATCTTTTTAATACCTTTCCCGATTTAGAAGGTTTACGTTCGGATTTTCTAAAAGAAGTATCCTCTTATTCAGGAATCATTTATTTTCTTCCAGGGAATCATGAAATTTTAGAAAAAAGAAATAACAATAGTTATACGAGTTATGATTGGTCTTCCAAAGTAAAAGTTTTAGATAAAACTCCTTATTTTTTATTGGAAGATGGTGGGATCGAATTTTTATCCATTCCCCACCAAGAAAATTATTCTGAATTGTTACTTTCTCCTCCTCCCCAAAAACAAACAAAACTTCGGATTGGACTTGCTCATGGAACTGTTTCAGGAATGAGTTTTACTGGGCTTAGTGAGGAAGAAGAAGAGGGCGGTTCTTATTTAGATCCCAATTTAATTCAAAGTTTAGATTTGGATTATCTTGCCATTGGGCATCTCCATAGAGCACGAATGGGAACTGTAGGAAAGTGTAATGTTGGTTATGCTGGATCTTCCCGTGTTTGGAGAAAAGGAGAAATCGGACAAAGAGGTGGGATTTTTATTCATGTCGAAGACCGTACAATTCGTACGGAATCGGTTTATTGGAAATCTGCCGGCGAATATAGGGAAATTATTGTTTCTTTGGATACGGAAGGAAAACCAGAAGAGAGTATCGAAACTTATTTAGCGGGAACAAATCCTAACGATTGGATTGTCTTTCGATTTGTTGGATATGTTGATTCGATGTCGGAAAAACAAAAATTTCAAGAGGCAGTTCTTCGCGATTGGAAGTCCAAATTTCGGATTTTGGAGTTTGATCCCGATGAATCACAAATCACAGTTTTCGAACACCTTTCGGAAAATGAATTTGTAAAACAGTTTTTGGATAAGATGAATGAAAGAAAAGGACAAATGGATCCTAGTCTTTGGAGACACACTCGTGTCACAGGCATTCGATTGATTTTAGAAGGAAAGAAAAATCGATGAAATTAAAAATAGAAAACTTCGGTATCTTTTCCAAAAATGAATTTCCTATTGAAAAAGTGACTGTGTTTACAGGTCCCAATGAATCGGGTAAAACAACCATCCTGGATGCATTTGTATCGGCTCTCGTGAAAGTTGTAGGAAGTACAAAGTATGGTGCTCTTCTCAATGCGAGATACAAACCAGAAAGAAATTCTGATTTAGGAATTCCCAAACTTTCTCTTTCTCAGAATTTATATTTGAACTCGCTAGTCATTAGAGAAGGAAATATGGATGTAGGTTCTGAAAAAGAACTGATTAGTACCATTGAACAAACTATATTCGATAGTGGATATAATCCTGCCAAACTCATAGAACAAGTGGAACAACTTTCAACAAAAACAGGAACAAGAAAATCCGCAAAAGAATGGAACCAAACTTTATTGGATCTTACGACGACCAAACAAAAGTTTGATGAGTCTGAGCTGAATTTAAATAGGATCTCCTCTCAATTTGTCGAGTTGCCAACTTGGGAAATCGAACGTCAAAAACGAAAAGAAGAACTGTCTTCAGCTTTAGAAGAACAAACAAAACAACAAAAACGTTTAGAAGAGTATAAAGAAACTGAACAATTTGCGGAAGTGGACAGAGTGTACGGCCAACTGTTACAATGGGAAACACTGCAAACCCAATCAAAGTCAGAAGAAAGAATTCTAAAATCAAATGGAGATCAAAATTCAAAAGAAATTGATGGAGAAATCCAATCGATCGAACAAAAATTATCTCTTTCAAAAGAGCGATTTTTGCAATTAGAAAAAAAATTAGAATCTTCTCTGAGTCAAAAATCCTTATCAGAACAAAAATCAAAAAAATTAGAATCCTATTTTGATTTTTTTGAAACTTGGAAACATAATATTCGCAAATTTCAAGAAGAATCACCGGTGGTACAAAAAATCATTTGGAATCCATTGTACAGAAGTTTGGCGGGAGGATTTGGTGTTTTTGGGATTTTTTCTTTGATCCTTTCCTTATTCACCGATTTTGGGGTTTGGATGTATTCTCTTCCAATTTTCTTTTTAAGCGCTGCTTTGTTTTTTGTTTTTCGAGCAAAAGAAATCAAACTTGAACGGGATGAACCCAAATGGAATCAAATGGTTCACCGGATCGCAACGGAAATGGAAACCAAAACTTTAGGTGAATGGAAACCCGATTCACTGACTATGGAATCAATCACCTTAGTGTTCCAACGATTTGACCGCGAATACACAAAACATAAACTGGAAGGAGACAACTTTCAAACGGCCATCACTAGTTTAGAAGAAGAAATCAATTTGATTCGCATAGAAGAAAAAAAAGGAAAGGAACTTCTTTTAGAAAAAGAAAAAGAGCTAACGGTTGTTTTGCGAGAATCTGGAGTAAATTCCCTTTCAGAACTGACTGAGTTATTTGTTCAAATTCGCTTGAAACAAGAAAAGTTACGAACACTGGAAGAATCTTTAAAACTTGAGTCCAAAAAATGGGGAATTC
The window above is part of the Leptospira mtsangambouensis genome. Proteins encoded here:
- a CDS encoding metallophosphoesterase family protein, with product MKLLQVSDLHLSQNSPEEKTYSLTVLREILQTAESTKCDRILFCGDLFNTFPDLEGLRSDFLKEVSSYSGIIYFLPGNHEILEKRNNNSYTSYDWSSKVKVLDKTPYFLLEDGGIEFLSIPHQENYSELLLSPPPQKQTKLRIGLAHGTVSGMSFTGLSEEEEEGGSYLDPNLIQSLDLDYLAIGHLHRARMGTVGKCNVGYAGSSRVWRKGEIGQRGGIFIHVEDRTIRTESVYWKSAGEYREIIVSLDTEGKPEESIETYLAGTNPNDWIVFRFVGYVDSMSEKQKFQEAVLRDWKSKFRILEFDPDESQITVFEHLSENEFVKQFLDKMNERKGQMDPSLWRHTRVTGIRLILEGKKNR
- a CDS encoding beta strand repeat-containing protein; translated protein: MGAIRGQKGIMFRICISIIILTFSTLTISCQSITPLNLQMLFGSFFASTTGQGSVIYEAPNFLFTSENGRQAEFTIRLNIEPNSSVRIGPITVSDPTEGVLLSSTFLDFSEDNWDTPQIIRLAGVDDLIADGNQNYRVQLGTTLTSDIRFSAQGLPVLLVVNTDDESSGVAASPTLGLITSETGETGTIAYVLQTRPMQDVTIRNFVSNDTTEATVAAVELIFTPNNWNVPQTVIVTGVDDFSVDDSTFQISADPTVSNDPAYMGKPIPIITGTNVDDDVAGFTVINLSGLTTTEAGGAVSFGVVMNTLPTNSVTIPSIVATPSSEGTASPSSLTFAPGEWFTPKIVTVTGVNEFIVDGPKTVSIVVGAATSADTDYNGLAGPVFPSVTNTDDDVPGFVLTSPGSLTISENGGNLSFAIHLLSQPPPGFTVTLTGISENNVITNSSTSNLVFTNANWNADQYVNITTNNNSIDEDTRTVTLQFGSVDTGGSADPVYNSVSPPSSVTILVTDDDTAGFTVTPVGGLVVHENGTPSTETFTVVLNSQPTNSVSIPSITSNNTSEITVSPASLSFTAGNWNTPQTVTISSVLDGVDDGDQNVNISFGNSTSADPKYNSIAIPAVTAINTDSNEPLVRIQNLSASSMVENGTSTITFEIRLSLKPNANVTIGPITASDGTEAVLLNSSSGVAASRTLTFTPTNGQVANYSGNTSDSGWDVVQVVTIRSVADSFDDGNIPVTIHIPQASGSYFSGLYPTGALPGYTEASGDLVITITDNDTTGFTISSNTLNLTEGGSDGTFTVRLNSAPCDTPGNLASCATGSVTIPITGETFNLPDTVQYTFSPASLTFTHTNFSTTQTVTVVVVNDSINETNTRTHTLTLGVISGSGTDYEGMNPSDITINITDDDNPSPSILFTLDSGQPYFTTESGQSAMYSLRLGSRPIPGNQVTVTLATSDATEGMINDGGTPVSSKQYIFDETNWSTSVPVEIQGVSDALSDGNVSYSVTVNGTETGSMPSWYVSFVGSTGDTATLVNYSTSENPVTVVTPTNMTRAENSGAFPIYVLLSQAPTDDVTVPISVTTTFPCQLIVAPSVPQFSISTSSLTITSANWNTIGAHNTITVTPNDDAVDDGNVSCPIVVGVLSSTDGFYNGLNPYPSSNYPMLTLNDNDSAGITTSGFTPATVITSQSGASSEFYIHLDSQPTTNITVNFNTTPGGLVSFPTAPLTFTPSNFGSGQLVTVTGLDTAAIGDVSYTIASVVSSGETGTGFTPSTIYTALTPLSISATHINFIYDIVPCTDPNPMNVCGTSANSSGGLVTSPNLITTEIGGQSRFQVRLRARPISNVTIPVSSSNVAEGTSSVSSLVFTSSDWNTYQNVVLTGVDDFLTDGNIAYSVLFGSLSGGGSGFNGESLPNVSVTNQDND
- a CDS encoding CaiB/BaiF CoA transferase family protein, with the translated sequence MSQNQNQSSKGPLAGVKVVDLSLLLPGPLCSQHLADMGAEVIKIENPRAYDGSRAMFKGKTGYPALYMMLNRNKKAITLNLKRDQAKEILFKLLEDADILLEGFRPDGMDKMGIGYDVLKEKFPRLIYCGISGYGISGKYVDFAGHDLNYLAISGVLDQTGNPPRPAGFQLADVGGGTLTALSAILAALYFREKTGKGQRIDISMTDASLQFLSLYGGILSSSEKSPEAGNDILSGKLPNYNVYETKEGRYVALGALEDMFFQTFLRAAGMENLTKDHPMNEENIPLIKQKLTDFFKSKTYSDLQPIFDNTDACLSPILNMKEVSEDPHMKERGMVIERNHPKYGPILQFGSPFHFSETPFVYRNDPPEHGEHTDEILGGLGFSKDKIAEFKKDRVI